In Rhizobium sp. WSM4643, the following are encoded in one genomic region:
- a CDS encoding cupin domain-containing protein, with translation MSDDHEQHHVDWREHGVKVIPGNSLDPNTAQTPGMNRATAINNARAGAEKIWAGTVTIHANAKTGAHHHGDLESIIYVVRGKARMRWGEHLEYTAEAGPGDFIYVPPYVPHQEINASRDETLECVLVRSGQEPVVVNLDIEPVEKPEDVAWIDPIHR, from the coding sequence ATGAGCGACGACCACGAGCAGCATCATGTCGATTGGCGTGAACATGGCGTCAAGGTCATTCCCGGCAATTCGCTCGATCCGAACACCGCGCAGACGCCGGGCATGAACCGCGCGACTGCGATCAACAACGCGCGCGCCGGGGCCGAGAAAATCTGGGCCGGCACGGTGACGATCCATGCCAACGCCAAGACCGGCGCTCATCACCATGGCGATCTCGAAAGCATCATCTACGTGGTCAGGGGCAAGGCCCGCATGCGCTGGGGCGAGCATCTGGAATATACCGCCGAGGCCGGCCCCGGCGACTTCATCTACGTTCCGCCCTATGTGCCGCATCAGGAGATCAACGCCAGCCGCGACGAGACGCTGGAATGCGTTCTCGTCCGCTCAGGCCAGGAACCGGTCGTCGTTAACCTCGACATCGAACCGGTCGAAAAGCCGGAAGACGTTGCGTGGATCGATCCGATCCACCGTTAG
- a CDS encoding ABC transporter permease subunit, giving the protein MIERTPIFNFICYSLLALGMVIALLPFAIVIIASTLDLETVNRVPLPLMPGSHFWENAETAWVRADLGNKLFHSIIFAATVGAGKVMLSSMAAFSIVYFRFRGRYVIFWIIFITLMLPLEVRIVPTYSIAANALQPFQTILDVTGISWLVAQITGFQIKLEWGLLNSYPGLVLPLVATATGTFLYRQFYLTVPDELAEASKMDGSGPVRFFWDILLPLSRPNMIALFTIMFVWAWNQYLWPLLITTDPKFGIAVTQLKTLIPSEFGLPDWNVAMAGTLIIMSPPLILVILMQRWFVRGLISTEK; this is encoded by the coding sequence ATGATCGAACGCACGCCGATATTCAACTTCATCTGCTATAGCCTTCTCGCGCTCGGCATGGTGATCGCGCTTCTGCCTTTCGCCATCGTCATCATCGCCTCGACGCTTGATCTGGAGACGGTCAATCGCGTGCCGCTGCCGCTGATGCCGGGCTCGCATTTCTGGGAAAACGCTGAGACCGCCTGGGTTCGCGCCGATCTCGGCAACAAGCTGTTCCACAGTATCATCTTCGCCGCAACCGTCGGCGCCGGCAAGGTCATGCTGTCTTCCATGGCAGCCTTCTCGATCGTCTACTTCCGCTTCCGCGGCCGGTATGTGATTTTCTGGATCATCTTCATCACGCTGATGCTGCCGCTGGAAGTCCGCATCGTGCCGACCTATTCGATTGCGGCCAACGCGCTGCAGCCTTTCCAGACGATCCTCGACGTCACCGGCATAAGCTGGCTCGTTGCGCAGATCACCGGCTTCCAGATCAAGCTCGAATGGGGCCTGCTGAATTCCTATCCCGGTCTCGTTCTGCCGCTGGTCGCAACCGCGACCGGCACCTTCCTCTACCGGCAGTTCTACCTGACGGTTCCCGACGAGTTGGCCGAGGCTTCGAAGATGGACGGATCGGGCCCGGTCCGGTTCTTCTGGGATATTCTGCTGCCGCTTTCGCGGCCAAATATGATCGCGCTGTTCACGATCATGTTCGTCTGGGCCTGGAACCAGTATCTCTGGCCGCTGCTGATCACCACCGATCCGAAATTCGGTATCGCTGTGACGCAGCTCAAGACCCTCATCCCGTCCGAATTCGGCCTGCCCGACTGGAACGTGGCCATGGCCGGAACCCTGATCATCATGTCGCCGCCATTGATCCTCGTCATTCTGATGCAGCGCTGGTTCGTACGCGGCCTTATCTCCACCGAGAAGTGA
- a CDS encoding beta-galactosidase yields the protein MLNKDIQLPYGAVYFRKSNPPRVDWERDYATAGQDGLNIFRHWFMWSAIETAPGVYDWEEYDRQMDLAAANGIKTVIAELIHAVPDWAVRKYAHALQVNADGTKLGSYMGVSSATGGFSNNGGGAGALTLNCAEVKEAAGKFLTALATRYKDHPAIYGYDVWNECNYSAYVDYSPFAKSAFRKWLEKKYGSLKVLAKAWYRYSYAEWEDIEPPVHMAPYPECIDWLQFKRDNFYDQMQWRIDTIRAVDQKNTIAAHGISGAIPNMAANGCDDWLAASKVEVYGFTWIQARKGSEAWKNWYGVDINRAAARGKPFWHAERQGGPLWLQPQVIGRDKEDGRVAEPEDIRLWSMTSLAGGARGVINLRWRPLLDGPLFGAFGSYGMDGSRTPRSDMASAMAKWANDRAQAPLWEAKPVRGEVGILVVRETQEFDYLLNHDRKEKPYPEAMWGAYRAFLENGVQPDWVHIDDIAAYDFLYFPYPIMFTSEQANRLKAWVENGGTLIAEACPGYFGDRGHVGTVQPNMGLDEVFGAREEEVEFMPDIGDRIHFDLDGAAVDGGGFLQSYRLTGGTGRGHFTDGRLAVVENAYGKGRTLLIGTNPSVAYYRTQGKANGAFFAELLRWSGTKRHVTLSNAALFARIHEGEKGSFLWLVNPTRTAQKTEVTLAQGTLAQSQAVWPIGHIGNSGIEVPPRDVLILPLNS from the coding sequence ATGCTCAACAAAGATATCCAGCTGCCCTACGGCGCCGTCTATTTCCGCAAGTCGAATCCGCCCCGCGTGGATTGGGAACGCGACTACGCCACCGCTGGGCAAGACGGCCTCAACATCTTCCGCCACTGGTTCATGTGGAGCGCGATCGAAACCGCCCCCGGCGTCTACGACTGGGAAGAATACGACCGCCAGATGGACCTTGCCGCCGCAAACGGCATCAAGACCGTTATCGCCGAGTTGATTCATGCCGTGCCGGACTGGGCAGTGCGCAAATATGCTCATGCTTTGCAGGTCAATGCCGACGGCACCAAACTCGGTTCCTACATGGGCGTCTCGTCGGCAACCGGTGGCTTCTCCAACAATGGCGGCGGTGCCGGCGCCCTGACGCTGAACTGCGCCGAAGTGAAGGAAGCCGCCGGCAAATTCCTGACCGCACTCGCTACCCGCTACAAGGATCATCCGGCGATCTATGGCTATGACGTCTGGAACGAGTGCAACTATTCCGCCTATGTCGATTACAGCCCCTTTGCCAAATCAGCCTTTCGCAAATGGCTGGAGAAGAAGTACGGCAGCCTGAAGGTCCTGGCGAAAGCCTGGTACCGCTACAGCTATGCCGAATGGGAGGATATCGAGCCGCCGGTGCACATGGCGCCCTATCCGGAATGCATCGACTGGCTGCAGTTCAAGCGCGACAATTTCTACGACCAGATGCAGTGGCGCATCGATACGATCCGCGCCGTCGACCAGAAGAATACCATCGCTGCTCATGGCATATCCGGCGCAATTCCCAACATGGCGGCCAACGGCTGCGACGACTGGCTCGCCGCCTCCAAGGTCGAGGTTTACGGCTTCACCTGGATCCAGGCGCGCAAGGGCTCGGAAGCCTGGAAGAACTGGTATGGCGTCGATATCAACCGCGCCGCCGCCCGCGGCAAGCCCTTCTGGCATGCCGAGCGCCAGGGCGGGCCGCTCTGGCTGCAGCCGCAGGTGATCGGCCGCGACAAGGAGGATGGCCGCGTCGCCGAGCCCGAGGATATCCGCCTCTGGAGCATGACCTCGCTTGCCGGCGGCGCCCGCGGCGTGATCAATCTGCGCTGGCGCCCGCTGCTCGATGGCCCGCTCTTCGGCGCGTTCGGCTCCTACGGCATGGACGGCTCGCGCACGCCGCGCTCCGATATGGCAAGCGCCATGGCGAAATGGGCAAACGACCGGGCGCAGGCTCCCCTCTGGGAGGCAAAGCCCGTTCGCGGCGAGGTCGGCATCCTTGTCGTTCGCGAAACGCAAGAGTTTGATTACCTCCTGAACCATGACCGCAAGGAGAAACCCTATCCCGAGGCCATGTGGGGCGCCTATCGCGCCTTCCTTGAAAATGGCGTGCAGCCGGACTGGGTGCATATCGACGATATCGCGGCCTATGATTTCCTCTATTTCCCCTATCCGATCATGTTCACATCAGAACAGGCGAACCGCCTGAAAGCCTGGGTCGAAAACGGCGGCACGCTGATTGCCGAAGCATGCCCCGGCTATTTCGGCGATCGCGGCCATGTCGGCACCGTTCAGCCGAATATGGGCCTCGACGAGGTATTCGGCGCGCGAGAGGAAGAGGTCGAGTTCATGCCCGATATCGGCGACCGCATCCATTTCGATCTGGACGGCGCAGCCGTCGACGGCGGCGGCTTCCTACAGTCTTATCGGCTGACCGGCGGAACAGGACGCGGCCACTTCACCGACGGCCGTCTTGCCGTCGTCGAAAACGCCTATGGCAAGGGCCGCACGCTGTTGATCGGCACCAATCCTTCCGTGGCCTATTACCGCACGCAGGGGAAGGCGAACGGCGCTTTCTTCGCTGAGCTATTGAGATGGAGCGGGACGAAGCGCCATGTGACGCTGTCGAATGCCGCACTCTTCGCCCGTATCCACGAGGGAGAAAAGGGCAGCTTCCTCTGGCTAGTCAATCCGACGCGAACGGCGCAGAAGACTGAGGTAACGCTCGCCCAAGGGACGCTTGCCCAAAGTCAGGCCGTCTGGCCGATCGGCCATATCGGCAATAGTGGCATCGAGGTGCCGCCGCGCGACGTGCTGATCCTGCCGCTCAATAGCTGA
- a CDS encoding sn-glycerol-3-phosphate import ATP-binding protein UgpC produces the protein MAPISIRGVKKNYGKTPVVHGVDLDIQSGEFIVILGPSGCGKSTLLRMIAGLEEISGGEIAIDGRVVNQLEPRERGCAMVFQNYALYPHMSVAENIGYALKVAGVSKAERQRRIGEVAKALSLEPFLGRRPAALSGGQRQRVAMGRAMIREPKVFLFDEPLSNLDAKLRIAMRAEIRRLHRRLGATSIFVTHDQTEAMTLADRLVVMNGGRVEQVGTPEEVYHHPVSRFVAGFVGTPAMNLLEGTINDDGVFVYDQSRKVVLPRERAAPLKGKRVVLGMRAEAARLVAPDAPGALIATADFIEELGASRVVHADFDGLPFAVALTEAVKVKSGDPIGIAIDYNQIHLYAADTGRIIENPVMNGADAVNA, from the coding sequence TTGGCACCGATCTCCATTCGTGGCGTGAAGAAAAACTACGGCAAGACCCCCGTCGTTCACGGCGTCGATCTCGACATCCAGTCGGGCGAGTTCATCGTCATCCTCGGCCCGTCCGGCTGCGGCAAGTCCACGCTGCTGCGCATGATCGCCGGCCTCGAGGAAATCAGCGGCGGTGAAATCGCCATTGACGGCCGCGTCGTCAACCAGCTGGAGCCGCGCGAGCGCGGCTGCGCCATGGTGTTCCAGAACTATGCGCTTTATCCGCATATGAGCGTTGCCGAGAATATCGGCTACGCATTGAAGGTGGCCGGTGTCTCGAAGGCGGAGCGTCAGCGGCGCATCGGCGAGGTCGCCAAGGCGCTCAGCCTCGAACCCTTCCTCGGACGCCGGCCCGCCGCTCTTTCCGGCGGCCAGCGCCAGCGCGTCGCCATGGGGCGGGCGATGATCCGCGAACCGAAGGTATTCCTCTTCGACGAGCCGTTGTCGAACCTCGACGCCAAGCTGCGTATCGCCATGCGCGCCGAAATCCGCCGCCTGCACCGCCGCCTTGGCGCCACGTCGATCTTCGTCACGCATGACCAGACCGAGGCGATGACGCTGGCCGACCGGCTGGTGGTGATGAATGGCGGCAGGGTGGAGCAGGTTGGCACGCCGGAAGAGGTCTATCATCATCCGGTCTCGCGCTTCGTCGCGGGTTTCGTCGGCACGCCGGCGATGAACCTGCTCGAGGGCACGATCAATGACGATGGCGTCTTCGTCTACGATCAAAGCCGCAAGGTCGTGCTGCCGCGCGAGCGCGCCGCACCGCTGAAAGGCAAACGCGTCGTGCTCGGCATGCGCGCCGAGGCCGCCCGGCTGGTCGCCCCGGATGCTCCCGGCGCCCTGATCGCTACCGCCGATTTCATCGAGGAGCTCGGCGCAAGCCGCGTCGTCCACGCCGATTTCGACGGGCTGCCCTTTGCCGTGGCGCTGACTGAGGCCGTGAAGGTGAAGTCGGGCGATCCGATCGGCATCGCGATCGATTACAACCAGATCCACCTCTATGCCGCCGATACCGGCCGGATTATCGAGAACCCTGTTATGAACGGCGCAGACGCCGTCAACGCTTGA
- a CDS encoding 2-hydroxy-3-oxopropionate reductase: MNIGFIGLGVMGRPMAEHLIDAGHSLHLSRVKEISQHLVDKGGKAAASAGAVAHASDIVILMLPDTPDVEAVLFGEDGVAAGLSQGKQVIDMSSISPVATKTFGKRIEALGCDYLDAPVSGGEVGAKAASLTIMVGGKEQAFERARSLFENMGKNITYVGGSGDGQTAKVANQIIVGLTIEAVGEALLFARKAGADPEKVRSALMGGFAASRILEVHGERMVKETFEPGFRIRLHRKDMTLAVDAARALDLSLPNTAATQQLMNAAIANGDGERDHSALIRTLELLAGGPR; encoded by the coding sequence ATGAACATCGGATTTATCGGACTGGGCGTCATGGGCCGCCCGATGGCGGAACACCTGATCGACGCCGGCCACTCGCTGCATCTGAGCCGGGTGAAGGAAATCTCGCAGCATCTTGTCGACAAGGGCGGCAAAGCCGCCGCAAGCGCCGGGGCGGTGGCGCACGCTTCCGACATCGTCATCCTGATGCTGCCGGATACACCAGATGTCGAGGCGGTTCTGTTCGGCGAAGACGGCGTCGCCGCCGGCCTTTCCCAGGGCAAGCAGGTTATCGACATGAGCTCGATCTCGCCGGTCGCCACCAAGACTTTCGGCAAACGCATCGAGGCGCTCGGCTGCGATTACCTCGATGCCCCGGTTTCCGGCGGGGAGGTCGGCGCCAAGGCCGCCTCGCTGACGATCATGGTCGGCGGCAAGGAGCAAGCTTTCGAACGCGCCAGGTCGCTTTTCGAAAATATGGGCAAGAACATCACCTATGTCGGCGGTAGCGGCGACGGCCAGACGGCGAAGGTCGCCAACCAGATCATCGTCGGCCTGACGATCGAGGCGGTTGGCGAAGCGCTGCTGTTTGCCAGGAAGGCCGGTGCTGATCCGGAAAAGGTCCGCTCCGCGCTGATGGGCGGGTTTGCCGCTTCGCGCATCCTCGAAGTGCATGGAGAGCGCATGGTCAAGGAGACCTTCGAGCCCGGATTCCGCATCCGCCTGCACCGCAAGGACATGACGCTTGCCGTCGATGCCGCCCGCGCACTTGATCTGTCGCTGCCGAACACGGCCGCCACGCAGCAGTTGATGAATGCCGCGATCGCCAATGGCGACGGCGAACGCGACCATTCCGCCCTCATCCGCACCCTGGAACTCCTCGCCGGAGGGCCGCGCTAG
- a CDS encoding ABC transporter permease, with amino-acid sequence MLGYIFKRVLYMIPTLFGMSLISFLIIQLPPGDYLTSMIATMSDSGQTVDPAQIERLKEIYGFDDPFYVQYLKWIWGIVSRGDFGYSFEWGQPVSGLIWARMGSTLVISLLSLLFVWIVALPIGIYSAVRRHSVGDHVFTFLGFIGLAVPNFILALTLMYIAYRYLGQSVGGLISPEYAEAPWSLAKVGDFLAHLWIPIIIIGASGTAAMIRILRANLTDELHKPYVVTARAKGLPEYKVILKYPVRIALNPFVSAIGWVLPHLVSGVTITAIVLNLPTAGPLLFRALISQDMYLAGSFILLLSALTLVGMLLSDLLLALLDPRIRFN; translated from the coding sequence ATGCTTGGCTATATCTTCAAGCGCGTGCTCTACATGATCCCGACCCTGTTCGGCATGTCGCTGATCTCGTTCCTGATCATCCAGTTGCCACCAGGTGACTATCTGACGTCGATGATCGCCACCATGAGCGACAGCGGCCAGACCGTCGATCCCGCGCAGATCGAGCGGCTGAAGGAAATCTACGGCTTCGACGACCCCTTCTATGTCCAATATCTGAAATGGATCTGGGGCATCGTCAGCCGCGGCGACTTCGGCTACTCCTTCGAGTGGGGCCAGCCCGTCTCCGGGCTGATCTGGGCTCGCATGGGCTCGACGCTGGTGATCTCGCTCCTGAGCCTGCTCTTCGTCTGGATCGTCGCTTTGCCGATCGGCATCTATTCCGCTGTCCGCCGCCACTCCGTTGGCGACCATGTCTTCACCTTCCTCGGCTTCATCGGCCTTGCTGTGCCGAACTTCATCCTGGCGCTGACGCTGATGTACATCGCCTATAGATATCTCGGCCAGAGCGTCGGCGGGCTGATTTCGCCGGAATATGCCGAGGCGCCCTGGAGCCTCGCCAAGGTTGGTGATTTCCTCGCCCATCTCTGGATCCCGATCATCATCATCGGCGCATCGGGAACGGCAGCAATGATCCGCATCCTGCGCGCCAACCTGACCGACGAACTGCACAAGCCCTATGTCGTCACCGCCCGCGCCAAGGGACTGCCGGAATACAAGGTCATCTTGAAATATCCGGTCAGAATCGCGCTCAATCCCTTCGTCTCGGCGATCGGCTGGGTGCTGCCGCATCTCGTCTCCGGCGTGACGATCACCGCCATCGTGCTGAACCTGCCGACCGCCGGGCCGCTGCTTTTCCGCGCACTGATCTCGCAGGACATGTACCTCGCCGGCAGTTTCATCCTGCTTTTGAGCGCGCTGACCCTCGTCGGCATGCTGCTGTCGGATCTGTTGCTGGCGCTGCTCGATCCGCGCATCCGGTTCAATTGA
- the otnI gene encoding 2-oxo-tetronate isomerase, with product MPKFSANLSFLYQDLPFLDRFTAAAKDGFGALEYLGPYAEPKEKVADALMASGLKQALFNVPSGDWAGGERGIACLPKRVDEFRNGVALALDYAAALDCRQVNVISGLVPRGADLQTLETVLVDNLKYAAKRCADAGVRLLIEPINLRDIPGFLLSTTAHAERILDRVGSDNLYIQYDFYHMQIMQGDLIPTFTRLKEKIAHVQIADNPGRGEPGTGEINYGFILSELDRLRYDGWVGCEYKPKSGTSEGLGWMKPYLKSARTA from the coding sequence GTGCCGAAATTTTCCGCCAACCTTTCCTTCCTCTACCAGGACCTGCCCTTTCTCGACCGCTTCACGGCAGCCGCAAAGGACGGCTTCGGCGCCCTCGAATATCTCGGCCCCTATGCCGAGCCGAAGGAGAAGGTCGCCGATGCGCTGATGGCGAGCGGCCTGAAACAGGCGCTCTTCAACGTGCCATCAGGCGACTGGGCCGGCGGCGAGCGCGGCATCGCCTGCTTACCGAAGCGCGTAGACGAGTTCCGCAACGGAGTGGCACTGGCGCTCGATTATGCCGCAGCGCTCGATTGCCGGCAGGTGAATGTCATCTCCGGTCTGGTGCCTAGGGGTGCGGACCTTCAAACGCTGGAAACGGTGCTGGTCGACAATCTGAAATATGCTGCAAAGCGTTGTGCCGACGCCGGCGTCCGGCTGCTGATCGAGCCGATCAACCTGCGCGATATTCCAGGCTTCCTCCTGTCGACGACCGCCCATGCCGAACGCATCCTCGACCGGGTCGGCTCCGACAACCTCTATATCCAGTATGATTTCTACCACATGCAGATTATGCAGGGCGACCTGATCCCGACCTTCACAAGGCTGAAGGAGAAGATCGCCCATGTGCAGATCGCCGACAATCCCGGCCGGGGCGAACCCGGGACCGGCGAGATCAATTACGGCTTCATCCTCTCCGAACTCGACCGCCTCCGCTACGACGGCTGGGTGGGCTGCGAGTACAAGCCGAAATCCGGCACCAGCGAAGGCCTCGGCTGGATGAAACCCTATCTGAAGTCAGCGAGGACAGCATGA
- a CDS encoding ABC transporter ATP-binding protein codes for MTDLSDDVVLSIENLSIDFRLRTHILHAVENVSFELKRGETLCLVGESGSGKSVTARSLLQIVDSPGSIVSGRILLNNGDGIADIAALKPSDRAMRAIRGRRIGLIFQEPMSSLSPVHTIGSQIIEAVRLHSNLDQHAARERTIELLRQVEIPNPDKMADRYTFEFSGGMRQRAMIAMALAGNPDILIADEPTTALDVTTQAEILDLIKRLQVERGMAMLLITHDMGIVAEVADDVAVMRFGRIVEHGPVDAIYHAAEHPYTRQLLASTVKLTHHVEGRLPAVALSPQVPQPILSVRNLGKIYGWHGKANTLRAVDDASFDLYPGENLGIVGESGSGKTTLGRLILRTVEPTSGSISYRGRDGSEIDVTKLTKRELRTFHREVRLVFQDPFASLNPRMTVKEVIGDPLVVNGLAKGKALEDRVAELMRLVGLDPMGMERYPHAFSGGQRQRIGIARALALDPRIIIADEATSALDVSIRSQILDLLLDIRQRLNLSFIFISHDISVVRYFCDRVAVMHRGKIVELGEAEQICTAPEEAYTKSLISAVPNPDPRDKRMLHRHRFVAPANI; via the coding sequence ATGACCGATCTTTCAGACGACGTCGTTCTCTCCATCGAAAACCTCTCGATCGATTTCCGGCTGCGCACCCACATCCTGCACGCCGTCGAAAATGTCAGCTTCGAGCTGAAGCGCGGTGAGACGCTCTGTCTCGTCGGCGAGAGCGGATCCGGTAAAAGCGTCACCGCCCGCTCGCTGCTGCAGATCGTCGACAGCCCCGGCAGCATCGTTTCCGGCCGCATCCTGCTCAATAACGGCGACGGGATCGCCGACATCGCCGCGCTGAAACCGTCGGATCGGGCGATGCGCGCCATCCGCGGCCGCCGCATCGGCCTGATCTTCCAGGAGCCGATGAGCTCGCTGTCACCGGTCCATACCATCGGTTCGCAGATCATCGAGGCCGTGCGCCTGCACAGCAATCTTGATCAGCATGCAGCCCGCGAAAGGACCATCGAGCTGCTGCGCCAGGTCGAAATTCCGAACCCGGACAAGATGGCCGACCGCTACACCTTCGAGTTCTCCGGCGGAATGCGCCAGCGCGCCATGATCGCCATGGCGCTTGCCGGCAATCCCGACATTCTCATCGCCGACGAACCGACGACGGCGCTCGACGTCACCACCCAGGCAGAAATCCTTGACCTGATCAAGCGGTTGCAGGTCGAACGCGGGATGGCCATGCTGCTCATCACCCATGACATGGGGATCGTCGCCGAAGTGGCCGATGATGTCGCCGTCATGCGTTTCGGCCGCATCGTCGAGCACGGCCCGGTGGATGCGATCTATCACGCCGCCGAGCATCCCTATACCCGCCAACTGCTGGCCTCGACGGTCAAGCTCACCCACCATGTCGAAGGGCGGCTGCCCGCCGTGGCGCTGTCGCCGCAGGTACCGCAGCCGATCCTGTCCGTCCGCAACCTCGGCAAGATCTACGGTTGGCACGGCAAGGCCAATACGCTGCGCGCCGTCGACGACGCCAGCTTCGATCTTTATCCGGGCGAAAACCTCGGCATTGTCGGTGAAAGCGGCTCCGGCAAGACGACGCTCGGCCGGCTCATCCTGCGCACCGTCGAGCCGACATCGGGCAGCATCAGCTATCGCGGCAGGGACGGTAGCGAGATCGACGTCACCAAGCTGACGAAACGCGAGCTTCGCACCTTCCACCGCGAGGTCCGCCTGGTTTTCCAGGATCCCTTCGCCTCACTCAATCCGCGCATGACCGTCAAGGAGGTGATCGGTGATCCGCTTGTTGTCAACGGGCTGGCCAAGGGCAAGGCGCTGGAGGACCGCGTCGCCGAACTGATGCGCCTCGTCGGCCTCGACCCGATGGGCATGGAGCGTTATCCCCATGCCTTCTCCGGCGGCCAGCGCCAGCGCATCGGCATCGCCCGCGCCCTTGCTCTCGACCCCCGCATCATCATCGCCGACGAGGCAACGTCGGCACTCGACGTCTCGATCCGCAGCCAGATCCTCGACCTGCTACTCGATATCCGTCAGCGGCTGAACCTGAGCTTCATCTTCATTTCGCACGATATTTCGGTGGTGCGTTATTTCTGCGATCGCGTCGCCGTCATGCATCGCGGCAAAATCGTCGAACTTGGCGAGGCCGAACAGATCTGCACCGCTCCCGAGGAGGCCTATACCAAGAGCCTCATATCCGCCGTTCCCAATCCCGACCCCCGCGACAAGCGCATGCTGCACCGGCATCGTTTCGTCGCGCCCGCCAATATCTAA
- a CDS encoding ABC transporter permease, whose amino-acid sequence MSTHETFGNHAGPLHTVADGPSISPLKQGKTVSTAAIGPWRLVAGKLIRQKVAMVAGAIILFLYLVGLFAEFLAPALPMTSRPQYTYAPPQGFSFFVEKPDGSSEFNFHVKGYKVEIDKVALRRTFVVDDTKVVPIGFFVKGAAYDLWGLIPMNRHLIGPLNQNDPMYLLGADRLGRDVFSRLVYGTRVSMSIGLVGVAMSLILGVVLGSISGFYGGWVDTLIQRVIEVVSAMPTIPLWLGLAAAIPLTWSPVNVYFVITIIVSLLGWTSLAREVRGRFLALRSEDFVVAARLDGSSEARLIFRHILPSLTSHILAVVTLAVPTMIVAETSLSFLGIGLKPPVVSWGVLLQDAQNIRTVATAPWLLIWPSLAVVVAVLSFNFFGDGLRDAADPYDN is encoded by the coding sequence ATGAGCACGCACGAAACCTTCGGAAACCACGCTGGTCCGCTTCACACTGTTGCCGATGGCCCGTCGATCAGCCCGCTGAAACAGGGCAAGACCGTCTCGACCGCCGCGATCGGCCCCTGGCGGCTGGTCGCCGGCAAACTGATCCGCCAGAAGGTGGCGATGGTGGCCGGCGCCATCATCCTCTTCCTCTATCTGGTTGGCCTCTTCGCCGAATTCCTGGCGCCGGCTTTGCCGATGACCTCGCGGCCGCAATATACCTATGCCCCGCCGCAGGGCTTCAGCTTCTTCGTCGAAAAGCCGGACGGCAGCTCGGAGTTCAATTTCCATGTGAAGGGCTACAAGGTCGAGATCGACAAGGTGGCGCTGCGCCGCACCTTCGTCGTCGACGACACCAAGGTCGTCCCGATCGGCTTCTTCGTCAAAGGCGCGGCCTACGATCTCTGGGGCCTGATCCCGATGAACCGCCACCTGATCGGCCCCCTCAACCAGAACGACCCGATGTATCTGCTCGGTGCCGACCGGCTCGGCCGCGACGTCTTCTCGCGCCTCGTCTACGGCACACGCGTATCCATGTCGATCGGCCTCGTCGGCGTCGCCATGTCGCTGATCCTGGGCGTCGTGCTCGGATCCATCTCCGGCTTCTACGGCGGCTGGGTCGATACGCTGATCCAGCGCGTCATCGAGGTCGTCAGCGCCATGCCGACCATCCCGCTATGGCTCGGCCTGGCGGCGGCGATCCCGCTGACATGGTCGCCGGTCAATGTCTATTTCGTCATCACGATCATTGTCTCGCTGCTCGGCTGGACCAGCCTGGCGCGGGAGGTGCGCGGCCGGTTCCTGGCGCTGCGCAGCGAGGATTTCGTCGTCGCCGCCCGGCTCGACGGATCGAGCGAAGCACGGCTGATCTTCCGCCACATCCTGCCGTCGCTGACGAGCCACATCCTTGCGGTCGTGACACTGGCCGTGCCGACCATGATCGTCGCCGAGACCTCGCTTTCCTTCCTCGGCATCGGTCTCAAGCCGCCGGTCGTCAGCTGGGGCGTGCTGCTGCAGGACGCCCAGAACATCCGCACCGTCGCCACCGCGCCGTGGCTCCTGATCTGGCCGTCGCTCGCGGTCGTCGTCGCCGTCCTGTCCTTCAATTTCTTCGGCGACGGCCTGCGCGATGCCGCCGACCCCTACGACAATTGA